The following coding sequences lie in one Oryctolagus cuniculus chromosome 7, mOryCun1.1, whole genome shotgun sequence genomic window:
- the UFC1 gene encoding ubiquitin-fold modifier-conjugating enzyme 1, which translates to MADEATRRVVSEIPVLKTNAGPRDRELWVQRLKEEYQSLIRYVENNKNADNDWFRLESNKEGTRWFGKCWYIHDLLKYEFDIEFDIPITYPTTAPEIAVPELDGKTAKMYRGGKICLTDHFKPLWARNVPKFGLAHLMALGLGPWLAVEIPDLIQKGVIQHKEK; encoded by the exons ATGGCGGACGAGGCCACACGGCGTGTTGTTTCTGAGATCCCAGTGCTGAAGACTAATGCCGGACCCCGAGATCGAGAGTTGTGGGTGCAGCGACTGAAGGAGGAATATCAGTCTCTTATCCGG TATGTGGAGAACAACAAGAATGCGGACAATGATTGGTTCCGACTGGAGTCCAACAAGGAAGGGACTCG GTGGTTCGGGAAATGCTGGTACATCCATGATCTCCTCAAATACGAGTTTGACATTGAGTTTGAC ATTCCTATCACATATCCCACCACTGCTCCAGAAATTGCAGTCCCTGAGCTGGATGGAAAGACAGCAAAGATGTACAG GGGTGGCAAAATATGCCTGACTGACCACTTCAAACCTCTGTGGGCCAGGAATGTGCCCAAGTTTGGACTAGCTCATCTCATGGCTCTGGGG CTGGGTCCATGGCTGGCCGTGGAGATCCCTGATCTGATCCAGAAAGGCGTGATTCAGCACAAGGAGAAATGA